In a single window of the Ignavibacteria bacterium genome:
- the secF gene encoding protein translocase subunit SecF: MQFFHSTNIDFLSKRKMFYLASTALIVIGMVAFFAKGLVIGIDFAGGTEVLVRFQNNVEINSIRSAMDVSGITGAEIKTLGSDRDILIRTAEPGEGTTVSDRIKESLTKNVQGNPFEVLRIDKVGPKIGKELTTSAIYATIFSLIAILIYLAFRFEFLYALGSVVALLHDVLMTLGIVALTGALFPSMNLELNQGMVAAFLTLIGFSVNDTVVVFDRIRENIKLFKSESIFTVMNKSLNYTLNRTIITNGTVFITVLILLIFGGEVNRSFAYTFLIGIITGTYSSIYVAGAFVVDAKGYLDKKNKPAARTAAVSKA, translated from the coding sequence GATTTTTTAAGCAAGAGAAAGATGTTCTATCTTGCTTCAACCGCGCTGATTGTGATAGGTATGGTAGCCTTTTTTGCAAAAGGACTTGTAATAGGTATCGATTTTGCAGGCGGTACAGAAGTGCTAGTCCGTTTCCAGAACAATGTTGAAATAAACAGCATCAGGTCTGCAATGGATGTTTCAGGTATAACCGGTGCGGAAATTAAAACACTGGGCAGCGATAGAGATATTCTTATCAGAACCGCTGAACCCGGCGAAGGCACAACAGTCAGCGACAGGATAAAGGAAAGCTTAACCAAAAATGTACAGGGTAATCCGTTTGAAGTATTAAGGATAGATAAAGTAGGACCCAAGATCGGAAAAGAGCTTACTACCTCTGCAATTTACGCTACAATATTTTCGCTGATCGCTATCCTTATATACCTCGCATTCAGGTTTGAATTCCTGTATGCACTAGGCTCTGTAGTTGCTTTGCTTCATGACGTATTAATGACACTTGGAATTGTTGCATTAACCGGGGCTTTGTTCCCTTCTATGAACCTGGAGCTAAATCAGGGTATGGTTGCCGCATTTTTAACACTTATCGGTTTTTCGGTAAATGATACAGTTGTTGTGTTTGACCGTATCAGGGAAAACATTAAGCTGTTTAAAAGCGAAAGCATATTCACAGTTATGAACAAAAGCTTGAATTACACTCTTAACAGAACAATTATCACAAACGGTACGGTATTTATTACTGTGCTTATTCTTTTGATATTCGGCGGTGAAGTTAACAGAAGCTTTGCCTATACATTTTTGATCGGTATTATTACCGGAACATATTCATCAATTTATGTTGCCGGCGCTTTTGTGGTTGATGCAAAAGGATACCTTGATAAAAAGAACAAACCTGCCGCAAGAACTGCTGCAGTAAGCAAAGCTTAA